The DNA window TAGCACATTTTGTTGGAGTGTAAGTTAAAAATCAAGCAAAACAGTTTATTgctagtaaaatattaaaaacaaaaacaattttaaacagTTTATCCAAAAGATGATGTATTTTTTACTTGGcaattatctaattttattttacaaccttttcttttgttatcaATTATCATGATGATGTTTAACAATTTTCTCAAATCATTTTGTTATTAAAACGTAAAAGGAAgcaattaatataaattcacaATACATTTATTTCAAGAATagtaataaaataacattttcctTTCTCCATTATTTTTTACTACTTACCATGTTGAATAGTAAAAACAGTGTTACATTTATTAATTAGCTTATAATATTATAGTTTACCACTTCCCATATTGTATAGTGGTAGTAATAGTAGTGAAGTTTAGAGCAAAAAAAACGTCTATCTCTTGCAGACCACTCCCTTGCCACCTACGCCACTAGCACAACTCATCTCAGGGAGCTCCATTCTGCTCTGGCCACCGTTGTTGCCTCTGTTACCAGTGAACTTTGCGGCTGAGCAGTCAGGTGCAAAAAGACCGGTGGTCTGAAATTCCCTGTCACCACCCATCACAGGCATGTGGACTCCGATCTTTACTCGGCTTACGTAGTTAGACCTATACGTTTGTCCCAAAACACCATCCACGTTGTCGCTAAGGTCTTGGAACTTGAAGCCTAAGTCGAGATGAGCCAGGCAGTCGTCCTCCGTTACGTTGTAACCATGAATTCTTGAATCTTCCATTGTTATTGGCACCACTCTTGCTGTGATCTTAAGCATGCCCTCTACTTCGACCTGgataaaagttttatatatgCACACCAAGTTATTAACTGATTACTAAGTTcagaaaatatctaaaatgttACAAATTAGTATAACAAAAGTTTATATACAtgatacaaataacaaaagtTTATTTTCTTAGGTCGTACCTCGAGGTTGTTTGTATCAGCGTTGACTCGTTTGACTGAGACCTGAGGGTATACACCAGGGGACGAAGTCCACGTGGCACCGTCTAGTTGAGGAAGTGAGATAAGATTTCCATCGAAAGAGGCAGAGATCCGGTCAACGGAATCGTCCCACGTGGAGGTCTTGAGGGCTCCGACGTAGAAACGGTGAGTGCCGAAGAGGATAGCAATGGACTGGACCCATGTGAAGTCACGTGCCATACCAGACCTTCGTTTACCGATGAAATGTGCGTTGATGTGGAGGTTAGAATCGGAGATGAGGCAGAAGTTAGAGTCTTTCTTTCCGTGGAAGTAAAAGGTGAGACCATCTCCTCCAATGAAACGTGGGTCTTGGCAAACCGATCCTGGTTTGTCGCAATCTGCATCATCAATAGTAGACAAGATTATTTAGCATGTATTTGgtaaatgaataataaagaattaatGAGGGAGTTGGATGTAAATGAGGACATACTGCAAATAGGTTTGCAAGTAACGCAGTCAACGTTACAAGAACGGGGACAATCGGCCGGGCAAGTATACTCAACTCCATAACAAGGAGAGCCCTTCTTCTTACACCTGGCTCTTGTGACTCCTGCTCCTGCCTCCCCATCTGATGGCGGGGTTGGAGTAGGAGAAGACGGGGGGATGTAAGGAGGAGTGGAGCCAGGAGGTGTTGGAACAGAAGGAGGTGTAGGAATCACAGGTGGAGAATATGGAGGGACTGGTGCAGAGGGAGTACCAGGAGGACTTGGCACGGACGGTGTGGGAGGAGCAGGAGTAACATCAGGAGGAGTTGGGACTGCTGGTGTAGGAGTAGGAGGCGGTGGTGAAACTGGTGGAGTAGGGCTTGGCACGGCTGGTGTAGGAGTAGGAGGCGGTGGTGAAACTGGTGGGAGTGGTGAAACTGGTGGAGTAGGGCTTGGCACGGCTGGTGTAGGAGTTGGAGGCGGTGGTGAAACTGGTGGAGTAGGGCTTGGCACGGAAGGTGTAGGAGGTGGTGGTGAAACAGGTGGAACTGGATCCGGGGGAGTGTATCCACCGTCATCAGCACCACCTTCATCACCGGGGGAAGGAGGGCCACATATGGGTTTGCAAGAAGCACATTCAACATGGCAAGAGTCAGGACAGAACTTGGGGCAAACATGTTCCAAGTTGTAGCAATGTTTGTACTTCTTGATCTTACATGTTGCATGGCTTGGGTTTTTGGCTATGCCCGGTGGTGTATCAGCCATTGTTAGTGCGAGTGATGCAAGGAGTATGCATCCCAATATCTGAACTCTCGTGTGTTTGGCTAGATCCATTGCCAAACCTAACAAAGAAGacaaaaatctgttttttttttcaggtattGTGTATTTAGGATTTGTAGTTTAGTGATATGGTTCAAGTATTCTGATATGGTTTATATAGATGAGTATGTAGGTATTGTTTATTATCAAGTTGGGTTCCTTGTTATCTTTTTAAGTAAGCGCTCCTATTTCTCTGGATGCTTGCCGTTTAGAATAGCTAGCTACGTGGTGcacacaaaagaagaagaatagctAGCTACGTTACAAATATTACCACTTGGCAtaaatttataacataaaacAACGTTACAAAAAAAAGGGAGAATTGCTAAAAACAATCTAAATATTGAAGTCAAATGCATTAGTGTACCCCAATTTCAGTCAAATGCAGAACCAACCTAAATGGAAGATAAAATACCATTTAGTCtttatgaacaaacaaaaaaacggattggTATTTACGTTTTTATCCTTTTGGAAGTCTACATGTAGAAGAAGGAAGTCTACATATTTTTAGACCTCCAGCGAAGTCTAATTTGTAGACCTGATGTGTAGTCTAcaccaaaattttatctaatattttgttttaaaattgtttaaaaataattattgtgatAGATTTTAACTAATCATTAATATAATGGATAGTatgaagtaaatatattaaaattttatataactgaacaattttaaagaatatatactaaATTGGTAACCATATGTTAAACAATGTTCATAGtttagaaacaaaaggttgtaaCATGTTATGTCTCTTAGTGGTAGATTTTTAGGGTTAgactttaaattttgatttttttttgttttattgactTAAATGTGCTTATTAATGTtttgtagtttatattttgtgtaattttgatatttgatacagTAAAGGAAACTTTTTGATTATCAAACAAactatttagggtttgagatttgtggtttagggtttcatAGATCTACAATAAAGTCTATAATGCTAGAGACGTCGTTTTCAgtctacatttttaaattttgttaacaaaaaattattattttaaattaaattgagttttaagaataaaatgtgaaatcacatactataactattaaataaaaaataaaaataaagttcagtaaattttatgttaaaattattaaaacaataatgaattaacaacaataataaaattatcattgTAGACATTCAATAAGGTCTACTACGTTACAATAAAACCTactcttaatttttaattttagtagacttcaaaagaagtctacaaTGTCGGCAATCTTTTAACCTAGTTACATTTATGTCtccatatataaatgaaatttacaCAATCTCTCTCTAAAATGGCTGCAAAACTCTCTCACTTCTCTCTAAAactctctcccttctctctaaactctctcatttctctctaaaATCCTTTCATGTTTTTCTCACAAAGTTATGTTGTCATTTTAGGTATTATGATTCATGGTTTTCATTTTCTCCTTTATAaatgtaagttttagatctatagactttaaatgtgtattttttatgttatttatttctcaCATATCTTTTTGCAGGTATTACCATTGATGGTTTTCATCTCCTCCTCTAAAATGTAAGTttagatctatagattttaaatgtgtatttataagtttataatcaaataaagtTATAGATCAAACTCTGTGCATTTacttttatactattttatctgataaattttattttaaattattttcagatttaaaactgtttttcatatttcaaaatgtatagattttttcagatctgaaaatTATCTGACAGTGTAGACTTTAAATAAAGTCTGCTTATAAAGTTAACTAAACCACACATTTTAAGTAGACTTCACGGGAAGTCTACCAAAATATGACTTTAGTCTTTTTTCTTAtgcttttttaatatttatcttattttgcagGTATTTTCTTCCATGGTTgttatctcctcctccaaaagatgtaagaattacatttatagattttaaatatttatttctgtaattatatttaaataaagttacATATTAAAACTCTATGTCTTTAGTTTAttactattttcatataaattatattttctaaagcttttagatttaaactta is part of the Raphanus sativus cultivar WK10039 unplaced genomic scaffold, ASM80110v3 Scaffold1688, whole genome shotgun sequence genome and encodes:
- the LOC130504586 gene encoding uncharacterized protein LOC130504586, which encodes MDLAKHTRVQILGCILLASLALTMADTPPGIAKNPSHATCKIKKYKHCYNLEHVCPKFCPDSCHVECASCKPICGPPSPGDEGGADDGGYTPPDPVPPVSPPPPTPSVPSPTPPVSPPPPTPTPAVPSPTPPVSPLPPVSPPPPTPTPAVPSPTPPVSPPPPTPTPAVPTPPDVTPAPPTPSVPSPPGTPSAPVPPYSPPVIPTPPSVPTPPGSTPPYIPPSSPTPTPPSDGEAGAGVTRARCKKKGSPCYGVEYTCPADCPRSCNVDCVTCKPICNCDKPGSVCQDPRFIGGDGLTFYFHGKKDSNFCLISDSNLHINAHFIGKRRSGMARDFTWVQSIAILFGTHRFYVGALKTSTWDDSVDRISASFDGNLISLPQLDGATWTSSPGVYPQVSVKRVNADTNNLEVEVEGMLKITARVVPITMEDSRIHGYNVTEDDCLAHLDLGFKFQDLSDNVDGVLGQTYRSNYVSRVKIGVHMPVMGGDREFQTTGLFAPDCSAAKFTGNRGNNGGQSRMELPEMSCASGVGGKGVVCKR